In one Cellulomonas sp. JZ18 genomic region, the following are encoded:
- a CDS encoding mannitol dehydrogenase family protein: protein MKLDNAHLADLPAGVARPAYDRSRVTPGIVHIGVGGFHRAHQAMYLDRLMNAGTALDWGIVGLGILPGDARMHEVLQASDGLYTLVVKHPDGSRDVRVIGSIVDHVHAPADPAAAVERLADPAIRIVSLTITEGGYNYDRVTGEFDLDDEGVQHDLAHPEAPRTVFGLVVAGLRLRRERGVPAFTVMSCDNIQGNGHVARSSFTAFARALDERHGTDLAAWMTEHVAFPSSMVDRITPATTDADRADVAERHGVDDAWPVVTEDFEQWALEDTFTAGRPPFEQAGVQVVADVEPYELMKLRLLNASHQALAYVGWLAGYRAVHDAVRDPLIARLLRRYMDEEGTPTLAPVPGVDLDAYKDRLIERFTNEHVADTVARLAAESSDRIPTWLMPVVRENLAAGRQVELSAAVVASWARYAEGVDEHGAPIRVVDRLAERLTAVAQRNRTEPTAFLADRTLFGDVVDDERFTAPYVATLTSLHEKGVRATLEALLTAPVGA from the coding sequence ATGAAGCTCGACAACGCCCACCTCGCCGACCTGCCCGCCGGCGTCGCCCGCCCCGCCTACGACCGCAGCCGGGTCACCCCCGGGATCGTCCACATCGGTGTCGGTGGCTTCCACCGCGCTCACCAGGCCATGTACCTCGACCGCCTCATGAACGCCGGCACGGCGCTCGACTGGGGCATCGTCGGTCTCGGGATCCTGCCGGGCGACGCCCGCATGCACGAGGTGCTGCAGGCCTCCGACGGCCTGTACACGCTCGTCGTGAAGCACCCCGACGGGTCGCGCGACGTGCGCGTGATCGGCTCGATCGTCGACCACGTGCACGCCCCCGCGGACCCGGCGGCCGCCGTCGAGCGCCTCGCCGACCCCGCGATCCGCATCGTCTCCCTCACCATCACCGAGGGCGGCTACAACTACGACCGGGTCACCGGCGAGTTCGACCTCGACGACGAGGGGGTGCAGCACGACCTCGCCCACCCCGAGGCGCCCCGCACGGTCTTCGGCCTCGTCGTCGCCGGCCTGCGCCTGCGCCGCGAGCGCGGCGTCCCGGCGTTCACCGTCATGAGCTGCGACAACATCCAGGGCAACGGCCACGTCGCCCGCAGCAGCTTCACCGCGTTCGCGCGGGCGCTCGACGAGCGCCACGGCACCGACCTGGCCGCGTGGATGACCGAGCACGTCGCGTTCCCCAGCTCGATGGTCGACCGGATCACCCCGGCCACCACGGACGCCGACCGCGCCGACGTCGCCGAGCGCCACGGCGTCGACGACGCGTGGCCCGTCGTCACGGAGGACTTCGAGCAGTGGGCGCTGGAGGACACCTTCACCGCCGGGCGCCCGCCGTTCGAGCAGGCCGGCGTCCAGGTGGTCGCCGACGTCGAGCCGTACGAGCTCATGAAGCTGCGGCTGCTCAACGCCAGCCACCAGGCCCTGGCCTACGTCGGGTGGCTCGCCGGCTACCGCGCCGTGCACGACGCCGTGCGCGACCCGCTGATCGCGCGGCTCCTGCGCCGGTACATGGACGAGGAGGGCACCCCGACGCTCGCCCCCGTGCCCGGCGTCGACCTCGACGCGTACAAGGACCGGCTGATCGAGCGGTTCACCAACGAGCACGTCGCCGACACCGTGGCGCGCCTGGCGGCGGAGAGCTCCGACCGCATCCCCACCTGGCTGATGCCCGTCGTCCGGGAGAACCTCGCCGCGGGCCGGCAGGTCGAGCTGTCGGCGGCCGTCGTCGCGAGCTGGGCCCGCTACGCCGAGGGCGTCGACGAGCACGGCGCGCCCATCCGGGTCGTCGACCGCCTCGCCGAGCGCCTCACCGCCGTCGCGCAGCGCAACCGCACGGAGCCGACCGCGTTCCTCGCCGACCGCACCCTGTTCGGCGACGTCGTCGACGACGAGCGCTTCACCGCGCCCTACGTCGCCACCCTCACGTCGCTGCACGAGAAGGGCGTGCGCGCGACGCTCGAGGCGCTCCTGACCGCGCCCGTCGGCGCCTGA
- a CDS encoding MFS transporter: MTIDVTRAASGGPTTTQPAPRTTLLDRLGLPRPLIWGFVGLALFMTGDGVETNILAPYLTGEHGFSVARAGTLVTVYGVAVALAAFFSAALSDLWGPRRVMMAGAAIWVTFELVFLCLALTQSSETLIFLSYGIRGLGYPFFAYGFLVWIGATAPAARMAGAIGWFYVAFTAGLPTLGALVATTSLDLFHLDYYQTLWVSLALVVLGAVVALVGVREKTGRGPLVQNPEEVLHTLTQGLRLLVRDGRARRVMLVRTINSVPTYGMAIFFPALFVDRFDWSVGRFLVLTTVIYAVNIPFNLFFGWLGDRMGWSRTVVWFGAVLCAVAMLSLYLVPAWAVDHGWGAAYPLTLVCGAVFGIGLAGFVPLSAIAVSLAPETPGAAMSSYNLGIGAAVFAGPLLVALLYGPLGPLGLVVLFSALYLVAAVMSATLRGTQPGFDGVPARTAPALRAH, encoded by the coding sequence ATGACCATCGATGTGACCAGGGCGGCGTCGGGCGGCCCCACCACCACGCAGCCGGCCCCCAGGACCACGCTCCTCGACCGCCTCGGCCTGCCCCGCCCGCTGATCTGGGGCTTCGTCGGGCTCGCCCTGTTCATGACCGGCGACGGCGTCGAGACCAACATCCTGGCGCCCTACCTGACCGGGGAGCACGGCTTCTCCGTCGCCCGGGCAGGCACGCTCGTCACCGTCTACGGCGTGGCGGTCGCGCTGGCGGCGTTCTTCTCGGCCGCCCTGTCCGACCTGTGGGGACCGCGGCGCGTCATGATGGCCGGCGCCGCGATCTGGGTGACGTTCGAGCTGGTCTTCCTCTGCCTCGCGCTGACGCAGAGCAGCGAGACGCTCATCTTCCTCAGCTACGGGATCCGCGGTCTCGGCTACCCGTTCTTCGCCTACGGGTTCCTCGTCTGGATCGGCGCCACCGCGCCCGCCGCACGCATGGCCGGCGCGATCGGCTGGTTCTACGTGGCGTTCACCGCGGGCCTGCCGACGCTCGGGGCACTGGTCGCCACGACGAGCCTGGACCTGTTCCACCTGGACTACTACCAGACGCTGTGGGTCTCGCTCGCCCTCGTCGTCCTCGGCGCCGTCGTCGCGCTCGTCGGCGTGCGCGAGAAGACCGGCCGGGGCCCCCTGGTGCAGAACCCCGAGGAGGTCCTCCACACGCTGACGCAGGGGCTGCGCCTGCTCGTCCGGGACGGCCGGGCGCGGCGCGTGATGCTCGTGCGCACGATCAACTCCGTGCCCACCTACGGCATGGCGATCTTCTTCCCCGCCCTCTTCGTCGACCGGTTCGACTGGTCCGTCGGCCGGTTCCTCGTCCTCACCACGGTCATCTACGCGGTGAACATCCCGTTCAACCTGTTCTTCGGCTGGCTCGGCGACCGGATGGGCTGGAGCCGCACGGTCGTGTGGTTCGGCGCCGTGCTGTGCGCGGTCGCGATGCTCTCGCTGTACCTGGTGCCCGCCTGGGCGGTCGACCACGGCTGGGGTGCCGCCTACCCCCTGACGCTCGTGTGCGGCGCCGTCTTCGGCATCGGCCTCGCCGGCTTCGTGCCGCTGTCGGCCATCGCCGTCTCGCTCGCACCCGAGACGCCGGGCGCGGCCATGAGCTCCTACAACCTCGGCATCGGTGCCGCCGTGTTCGCCGGCCCGCTGCTCGTCGCGCTGCTCTACGGGCCGCTCGGTCCCCTCGGCCTCGTCGTCCTCTTCTCCGCCCTCTACCTCGTCGCCGCGGTCATGTCCGCCACGCTGCGCGGCACCCAGCCCGGCTTCGACGGCGTGCCTGCCCGCACGGCGCCCGCCCTCCGCGCCCACTGA
- a CDS encoding glycoside hydrolase family 65 protein, producing MTPFADDEAGPPSPLDRVRFPVEPWRLVETSFATHDLGTTETLFAVGNGYLGIRGSTTEGRPSHAHGTYVNGFHETWPIRHPEEAFGFAEVGQTIVNVPDATVMRLYVDDEPLVLGVADLVEYERALDLAAGLLTTELVWRTPSGNRVRVRSRRMVSMTSRHLAVMTLEVTLLDCPAPVVVSSHVVNRQDGADEYADQPDDEEPARDDPRRAPTLGDRVLEPQLTSDEAGRIVLGYRCARSRMTLAVAADHDVRTPDEHDAATEVGPDDAKHVVRVRAQPHRTLTITKTVSYHTARTVPARELADRCRRTLDRVRGEGAEAQLAQQRTWFDAYWHRSDVQVEGDPEVQQAVRWNLFQLAQAAARADGDGIPAKGVTGSGYEGHYFWDTEIYVLPFFTYTTPQVARSALRFRYTMLPAARRRARELTQDGALFPWRTINGEEASAYYAAGTAQYHIDADVAHAVGTYVEVTGDEEFMDREGLEILVETARMWTDLGFWRGNGGGDSFHIHGVTGPDEYTTVVNDNLFTNVMARSNLRRAARAVRDVAARRPEWFARLCARLALDLQEAAEWARVADALAVPYDPHLGIHPQDSQFHEREVWDLAGTPPEKRPLFLHYHPLVIYRFQVLKQADVVLALFLQGADFTPEQKRADFEYYDTITTGDSTLSAVVQSIVAAEVGYQDLALHYFHRSLYVDLADLHGNASDGVHVASAGGVWSALVCGFGGMRHHDGVLTFDPRLPASWEALGFRLAVRGSRLRVRLRRDALELAVEDGPPLTVQVRGAAVDVGDEPVVVPLADQGPRIEGVPDPKARLGTRRPDGTVVTASVPHETGRNA from the coding sequence GTGACCCCGTTCGCGGACGACGAGGCCGGGCCGCCCTCGCCCCTCGACCGCGTGCGCTTCCCCGTGGAGCCGTGGCGCCTCGTCGAGACGTCGTTCGCGACCCACGACCTCGGCACGACCGAGACCCTGTTCGCCGTCGGCAACGGGTACCTCGGCATCCGCGGCAGCACGACCGAGGGCCGCCCGAGCCACGCGCACGGCACGTACGTGAACGGGTTCCACGAGACGTGGCCGATCCGCCACCCCGAGGAGGCGTTCGGCTTCGCCGAGGTCGGGCAGACGATCGTCAACGTCCCCGACGCGACCGTGATGCGTCTGTACGTCGACGACGAGCCGCTCGTGCTCGGCGTCGCCGACCTCGTGGAGTACGAGCGCGCGCTCGACCTCGCGGCCGGCCTGCTGACGACCGAGCTCGTGTGGCGTACGCCGTCGGGCAACCGCGTGCGGGTCCGCTCCCGGCGGATGGTGTCGATGACGTCGCGGCACCTCGCCGTCATGACGCTCGAGGTGACGCTCCTCGACTGCCCGGCGCCGGTGGTCGTCTCCTCGCACGTCGTCAACCGCCAGGACGGCGCCGACGAGTACGCGGACCAGCCGGACGACGAGGAGCCGGCGCGCGACGACCCGCGCCGCGCGCCGACGCTGGGCGACCGGGTGCTCGAGCCGCAGCTGACGTCGGACGAGGCGGGGCGGATCGTCCTCGGCTACCGGTGCGCCCGGTCCCGCATGACGCTGGCCGTCGCGGCCGACCACGACGTGCGCACGCCCGACGAGCACGACGCGGCCACCGAGGTGGGACCCGACGACGCCAAGCACGTGGTCCGCGTGCGCGCGCAGCCGCACCGGACCCTCACCATCACGAAGACGGTCAGCTACCACACGGCCCGGACCGTGCCCGCGCGCGAGCTCGCGGACCGCTGCCGGCGGACCCTCGACCGGGTGCGCGGCGAGGGCGCCGAGGCGCAGCTCGCGCAGCAGCGCACGTGGTTCGACGCGTACTGGCACCGCTCCGACGTGCAGGTCGAGGGCGACCCGGAGGTCCAGCAGGCGGTCCGCTGGAACCTGTTCCAGCTCGCGCAGGCGGCCGCCCGCGCCGACGGCGACGGCATCCCCGCCAAGGGGGTCACCGGCTCCGGGTACGAGGGGCACTACTTCTGGGACACCGAGATCTACGTCCTGCCGTTCTTCACGTACACGACGCCGCAGGTCGCGCGGAGCGCCCTGCGGTTCCGCTACACGATGCTGCCCGCGGCGCGGCGCCGGGCACGCGAGCTGACGCAGGACGGCGCGCTGTTCCCCTGGCGGACCATCAACGGCGAGGAGGCCTCCGCCTACTACGCCGCGGGGACGGCGCAGTACCACATCGACGCCGACGTCGCGCACGCCGTCGGCACCTACGTGGAGGTCACCGGCGACGAGGAGTTCATGGACCGCGAGGGCCTGGAGATCCTCGTCGAGACCGCACGGATGTGGACGGACCTGGGCTTCTGGCGTGGGAACGGCGGGGGCGACTCGTTCCACATCCACGGCGTCACCGGGCCCGACGAGTACACGACCGTCGTCAACGACAACCTGTTCACCAACGTGATGGCCCGCTCGAACCTGCGACGGGCCGCGCGCGCCGTGCGGGACGTCGCCGCACGCCGCCCCGAGTGGTTCGCCCGGCTGTGCGCACGCCTGGCCCTGGACCTGCAGGAGGCGGCGGAGTGGGCGCGCGTGGCCGACGCGCTCGCGGTCCCGTACGACCCGCACCTGGGCATCCACCCGCAGGACTCGCAGTTCCACGAGCGGGAGGTCTGGGACCTGGCCGGCACCCCGCCGGAGAAGCGCCCGCTGTTCCTGCACTACCACCCGCTCGTGATCTACCGCTTCCAGGTGCTCAAGCAGGCGGACGTCGTCCTCGCGCTGTTCCTGCAGGGCGCGGACTTCACGCCCGAGCAGAAGCGGGCGGACTTCGAGTACTACGACACGATCACCACCGGTGACTCGACCCTGTCCGCGGTGGTGCAGTCGATCGTCGCGGCCGAGGTCGGTTACCAGGACCTCGCCCTGCACTACTTCCACCGCTCCCTCTACGTCGACCTCGCCGACCTGCACGGCAACGCGTCCGACGGCGTGCACGTCGCGTCCGCCGGCGGGGTGTGGAGCGCGCTGGTGTGCGGGTTCGGCGGGATGCGCCACCACGACGGGGTCCTGACGTTCGACCCGCGCCTGCCCGCGTCCTGGGAGGCGCTGGGCTTCCGCCTCGCGGTGCGCGGCAGCCGGCTGCGGGTGCGCCTGCGCCGCGACGCGCTCGAGCTCGCGGTCGAGGACGGCCCGCCGCTGACCGTCCAGGTGCGCGGCGCCGCCGTCGACGTCGGTGACGAGCCGGTCGTCGTGCCGCTCGCGGACCAGGGTCCGCGCATCGAGGGCGTGCCGGACCCGAAGGCGCGGCTGGGGACGCGGCGACCGGACGGCACGGTCGTCACCGCGTCCGTCCCGCACGAGACGGGACGCAACGCCTGA
- a CDS encoding HAD family phosphatase, with translation MDWDRYDAALFDLDGVLTPTALVHMRAWDATFTALFRARGIEPPYGDDDYFRFVDGRPRYDAVRAVLASRDVVLPEGSPQDPPGDGTVHAVGNAKNAHVLRLLAAGVEAYPDAVALLDRLAAADLPCAVVSSSRNARAVLDAARLTDRFRLVVDGVVAARERLAGKPAPETFAYAARALGVPADRCVVLEDAVSGVAAGAAGGFGLVVGVDRGAGADALRAAGADVVVTRLTDLVGP, from the coding sequence ATGGACTGGGACCGGTACGACGCCGCGCTGTTCGACCTGGACGGGGTCCTGACGCCCACCGCGCTGGTGCACATGCGCGCGTGGGACGCGACCTTCACCGCCCTGTTCCGAGCACGTGGGATCGAGCCGCCGTACGGCGACGACGACTACTTCCGGTTCGTCGACGGCCGGCCGCGGTACGACGCCGTGCGGGCGGTCCTGGCGTCCCGGGACGTGGTGCTGCCCGAGGGATCGCCGCAGGACCCGCCCGGCGACGGCACCGTGCACGCGGTCGGCAACGCCAAGAACGCGCACGTCCTGCGGCTGCTCGCCGCCGGCGTCGAGGCCTACCCGGACGCCGTCGCCCTGCTCGACCGGCTCGCCGCGGCGGACCTCCCCTGCGCCGTCGTCTCCAGCTCCCGCAACGCGCGCGCCGTGCTCGACGCCGCCCGCCTGACGGACCGGTTCCGGCTCGTCGTCGACGGGGTGGTCGCCGCGCGCGAGCGTCTGGCCGGCAAGCCCGCGCCCGAGACGTTCGCGTACGCGGCGCGCGCGCTGGGCGTCCCGGCGGACCGGTGCGTCGTGCTGGAGGACGCCGTCTCGGGGGTCGCCGCCGGTGCGGCCGGCGGCTTCGGGCTCGTCGTCGGGGTGGACCGCGGGGCCGGCGCCGACGCCCTGCGCGCCGCGGGCGCGGACGTCGTCGTCACGCGGCTGACGGACCTGGTCGGGCCGTGA
- a CDS encoding SpoIIE family protein phosphatase, whose protein sequence is MGAGRAARRTGAEAWDAGGSGPGERDLVRTLAWALVYSAAAALGRMTVVGDAGVSLVSPAAGVSVLWLVARARPWPWVDVAALWLTSLLVLVLTGEGAASALLLATAVTLQAVLCVAVLERFAPHLWAGRGRVPLGRLSDLWWLLLGAGGAAVLSAPLAQVAVHVGAGGSTWDTPLLWFARNTVSVVTIVPLGWTFGAWLVGRRARGTLRQPSDRRTDGRAADRLVALVLAPVAYLLWFLQGTQPAVVFPLIGLTVWAGSRLPARWVVLHTTLCGGVVVQLTLMGSGPFAHLDDPVTQIGVAQLYVGLLAVIGLALALAGEERRQLVRELSTARDRAQEQAALLTAVVDTMSEGVRVVDASGRVVVRNPIAARLLAGTSHLDPADSTSDLVGLARPDGSPLREEELPFRRALAGHEVRDVDLLVRVPGQSEPRFVSFSATPIPAESGGGVVTVLRDVTLHRTELRRAAQVQASLLPARRLEVPGFDLAARFVPAGSVGGDFYDWQRLPGGLVLTMADVMGKGPAAAILAATTRSVLHAHSDPQDVAGTLTATEQAMDVDLVNTGAFVTVFHAFVDVRDGEVAYTDAGHGLSLVVRADGGVERLAATGLPLGVAPGPERVEARTRLRPGDLLLTFSDGVLDALGGSVADLDQVPRAVRGATTADAAAEAVLALVGDTGHAEDDLTVLALRRTAPVGAPVVPSPSSWDVTTRSA, encoded by the coding sequence ATGGGGGCGGGGAGAGCGGCACGGCGCACCGGCGCGGAGGCCTGGGACGCGGGCGGGAGCGGGCCCGGCGAGCGTGACCTCGTGCGCACGCTCGCCTGGGCGCTCGTGTACTCCGCGGCCGCGGCGCTGGGCCGCATGACCGTCGTCGGGGACGCGGGCGTGAGCCTGGTGTCGCCCGCAGCCGGCGTGTCGGTGCTGTGGCTGGTCGCGCGTGCGCGGCCGTGGCCGTGGGTGGACGTCGCGGCGCTCTGGCTGACCAGCCTCCTCGTCCTCGTGCTCACCGGCGAGGGGGCGGCCTCCGCGCTGCTGCTGGCGACCGCGGTGACGCTGCAGGCGGTGCTGTGCGTCGCCGTGCTCGAACGCTTCGCGCCGCACCTGTGGGCCGGGCGGGGACGCGTGCCCCTGGGACGCCTGTCGGACCTGTGGTGGCTCCTCCTCGGTGCCGGGGGAGCGGCAGTCCTCAGCGCGCCGCTCGCCCAGGTGGCCGTGCACGTGGGTGCCGGCGGCTCGACGTGGGACACCCCGCTGCTGTGGTTCGCGCGCAACACGGTGAGCGTCGTGACGATCGTGCCGCTCGGCTGGACGTTCGGCGCCTGGCTGGTCGGGCGCCGCGCGCGGGGCACGCTGCGGCAGCCCTCGGACCGGCGGACGGACGGCCGTGCCGCGGACCGCCTCGTCGCGCTCGTGCTCGCTCCTGTGGCGTACCTGCTGTGGTTCCTGCAGGGCACGCAGCCGGCGGTGGTGTTCCCGCTGATCGGCCTCACGGTGTGGGCGGGGTCGCGGCTGCCGGCCCGCTGGGTCGTCCTGCACACGACGCTGTGCGGAGGAGTGGTCGTCCAGCTGACCCTCATGGGCAGCGGCCCGTTCGCGCACCTGGACGACCCGGTCACGCAGATCGGCGTGGCGCAGCTGTACGTGGGTCTCCTGGCGGTCATCGGTCTGGCGCTCGCCCTCGCGGGCGAGGAGCGCCGCCAGCTCGTGCGGGAGCTGTCGACGGCGCGCGACCGGGCCCAGGAGCAGGCCGCGCTGCTGACCGCGGTCGTCGACACGATGTCGGAGGGCGTGCGCGTCGTCGACGCCTCCGGTCGGGTGGTCGTGCGCAACCCGATCGCGGCGCGGCTGCTGGCGGGGACCTCGCACCTGGACCCCGCCGACAGCACCAGCGACCTCGTGGGCCTGGCGCGGCCCGACGGGTCTCCGTTGCGCGAGGAGGAGCTGCCCTTCCGGCGTGCGCTGGCAGGGCACGAGGTACGCGACGTCGACCTGCTCGTGCGTGTGCCCGGCCAGTCGGAGCCCCGCTTCGTCAGCTTCTCGGCCACACCCATCCCGGCGGAGTCGGGCGGGGGTGTGGTCACCGTCCTGCGCGACGTGACGCTGCACCGCACGGAGCTGCGCCGCGCCGCGCAGGTCCAGGCGAGCCTGCTGCCCGCGCGCCGCCTGGAGGTCCCCGGGTTCGACCTCGCGGCGCGCTTCGTGCCCGCCGGCTCGGTCGGCGGCGACTTCTACGACTGGCAGCGGCTGCCCGGCGGGCTCGTCCTCACCATGGCCGACGTCATGGGCAAGGGGCCCGCGGCGGCGATCCTGGCGGCCACCACCCGCTCCGTCCTGCACGCGCACTCGGACCCCCAGGACGTGGCGGGCACGCTGACGGCCACCGAGCAGGCGATGGACGTCGACCTGGTGAACACCGGCGCGTTCGTGACGGTGTTCCACGCGTTCGTCGACGTCCGCGACGGGGAGGTCGCCTACACCGACGCGGGGCACGGCCTCTCGCTCGTCGTCCGGGCGGACGGCGGCGTCGAGCGGTTGGCGGCGACGGGGCTGCCGCTGGGTGTCGCCCCCGGGCCCGAGCGGGTCGAGGCGCGCACCCGCCTGCGCCCCGGCGACCTGCTGCTGACCTTCAGCGACGGCGTGCTCGACGCCCTGGGCGGGTCCGTCGCCGACCTCGACCAGGTGCCGCGGGCGGTACGGGGGGCGACCACGGCCGACGCCGCGGCGGAGGCCGTGCTCGCACTGGTCGGCGACACGGGGCACGCCGAGGACGACCTCACCGTCCTCGCGCTGCGCCGCACCGCGCCGGTGGGCGCACCGGTCGTCCCCTCGCCGTCGTCCTGGGACGTGACCACGCGCTCGGCGTAG
- a CDS encoding DeoR/GlpR family DNA-binding transcription regulator: protein MSTPTQEDAGAGPPTTAAGSAGAASAAQRRQDILDLVARRSTVRVDELVDRLGVSRMTVHRDLQHLAEKNLVVRVHGGIRRVHPRVTESDLTVRSGLRREIKAALAERAADLVQDGDVLALDDSSTVAFVLDHLAVRHDLTVITHSLALMRDVAALTPRMALIGLGGDYYPETESFLGPGVANQARELRADTVLVSTTALRAGVLYHPDYEAALTKRTLLEVAERRVLLVDATKLSGPGLYRVAALDEFHDVVIDASAGRERIDELREHTDARFHLVGA, encoded by the coding sequence ATGAGCACGCCGACCCAGGAGGACGCCGGAGCCGGACCCCCGACGACGGCGGCCGGGTCAGCCGGCGCCGCGTCGGCGGCGCAGCGGCGGCAGGACATCCTGGACCTCGTCGCCCGCCGCTCCACGGTGCGCGTCGACGAGCTCGTGGACCGCCTCGGCGTCAGCCGGATGACCGTGCACCGCGACCTGCAGCACCTCGCGGAGAAGAACCTCGTCGTGCGCGTGCACGGCGGCATCCGCCGCGTCCACCCGCGCGTCACCGAGTCCGACCTCACGGTGCGCAGCGGCCTGCGCCGCGAGATCAAGGCGGCGCTCGCCGAGCGCGCCGCCGACCTGGTCCAGGACGGCGACGTGCTCGCGCTCGACGACTCCTCGACGGTCGCGTTCGTGCTGGACCACCTCGCGGTGCGGCACGACCTGACCGTCATCACGCACTCGCTCGCGCTCATGCGCGACGTCGCGGCGCTGACCCCGCGGATGGCGCTCATCGGTCTCGGCGGCGACTACTACCCGGAGACGGAGTCGTTCCTCGGCCCCGGTGTGGCGAACCAGGCGCGCGAGCTGCGTGCGGACACCGTGCTCGTGTCCACGACGGCGCTGCGCGCCGGCGTCCTGTACCACCCCGACTACGAGGCGGCGCTGACCAAGCGGACGCTGCTCGAGGTCGCCGAGCGTCGCGTGCTGCTCGTGGACGCCACCAAGCTCTCCGGCCCCGGCCTGTACCGGGTGGCCGCGCTCGACGAGTTCCACGACGTCGTCATCGACGCGTCGGCCGGGCGGGAGCGGATCGACGAGCTGCGCGAGCACACGGACGCGCGCTTCCACCTCGTCGGCGCGTAG